The Xenorhabdus poinarii G6 nucleotide sequence ATCGTGAAGATCGTTATTCAACTCTCCACATGGTGAGTGCTTACGCCGCTGCAAACCAACTCGTCATTGGTCAGGTCAGAACACAAAGTAAGTCAAATGAGATCACTGCCATCCCTGAACTGATTAAGTTATTGGAACTGAAAGGCGCCCTCATTTCCATTGATGCAATGGGATGTCAAACCCAGATAGCCCGGGACATTATTGAGGCGGGCGCTGATTATTTGCTGAGTGTGAAAGACAATCAGAAAAATCTCCACCGTGTAGTCAGGGAGGCACTGGCGGGACAACTCTCCGGGTCATTGACAAGAGAAAAAGTACACATAGAACAGGGGCATGGACGTATTGAAATTAGGCAAAGTCATGTCATGGATGCGAGTTCATTAGTCGCCCATTTCCCGGAATGGCCTGAATTAAAAACAGTTGGCGTGACAGTCGGATACCGGCAAGAAAAAGGAAAATCCGCCAGCCTGGAATACCGTTACGCCATCAGTTCAGCAGAGTTAACAGAAGAACAGTTTGCTCAGGCCATACGTAGCCACTGGCAGATCGAAAATAATCTTCACTGGATACTGGATGTCTCCTTTCGGGAAGATGACTGCAAAATTTACCGTAAAAATGCAGCGGAAAACATCGCGATATTGAGACGGGTCGCGTTAAATATGTTAAAAAAAGAAACGACTAAATTAAGTATCAGAATGAAACGTAAACGAGCCTGGATGAAAATCGGCTTTTTGGAGCAGGTATTACAAGCAGGGTTTTCCGGTTTGGATGATATTTGAACATTCATGCGGTTGCCCTAATTATTAAGAGTCTTTTATATTGATAATGAACTTATTTGTTCTGACGTAAAAGGTCGGCTGCATAAATTTGACACTAATCTACACTTACTCAATTCCTCCCCAGCTTTGGGATTCAATAAACCAATAAATGCAGTAGTAGTATATAACGATTATATCTTTACCAAAGATCGCTTCGGAACCGTTGGTAAATGGCTTCGTTCTACTTTAGAACCTTTAGATTTCTATCAAGCAGATAACTTATGCAATAGAGCTAAATTATTTGAAGACGAAGAACCATCACCTTCTCCTAACCGAGCAATAGCAGTATTTAATGGCCGCCTCTACACAAATAACGGTTTTGGTCAAATCGTGGTACTTGATATTGAAAATTTTCGACTTTTGGAAGTACGAGAATCTCCATCTCCCACATTTTTTGATGCTATTTGCGTGGATAATCCAGAAGTGCATCTTTGTTCGGACGTAGATGGTACTGTTTATATTGGAAATATAGAAAAAAACAATTTCCCTATCAGCCGAAAACTTGACAACAATGTAATCCACGGTGTGATTTATGATCTAAAACACAATCGCTTTTGTACAACTCAAGATGGTGGCCTAGGCGATGATGAATGCGTTAATACTGGTATTATTTCGATAGATGTTGATGGTAGTAATGTGCAGGAATATAAGATTTCTCATGAAGATAATGAATTTATTGCAATATCTCACGATAACCAAAAGATTTTCATTGGGGGCTTCAATGGAAAAATTTCGGTGTTTGATAATAGCAATAAAGAGTTCAACCTTGAGAAGGTCTTTGGCCCTTTGGAGTTTCAGATTATTCACGCGGCGATTGATTATGATAATAATATTTATGCACTACTACAAACTGGTGATATTTTTAAATTAAATAACGAAGGAGTAATCGTTCAACGTACCTTCTATCAAAACAAATGTATTTGGATGCTTGAACCTCACCCGCAAGATGAGTACCTCTTATATGCTGGTACAGATTCTGGAGTAGCATTATTTCGTTGGGAAAACTGTATTAACGACAGCATCCAAATCCAACAGTTAGATCATCATCGTCATGGATTTGGGATCATTAAAGATATAAAACCACTTAGTGACGGTTCATATCTCGGTATAAGTCGTAAAGGAGACTTTTTCCGTGCGAGTAAAAACGGTCATATATTGTGGGTCAAGCAAATTTTAGGTGTGCCACGGGGTTTAGGCTTAAATAATGATCAAAGCAAATGCTTACTATCTTCTGATGCTCATGTTGTTTATGAGTACTCTGTTCTTGATGGAAATTTAATCGATACAATCCATTTATCTGGGCCTTCATATGCGTGTGCTTATACACAAGAAGGCAACAGAGCATTTACTTGCGATTTTCATCAACAGATTTTGTTCATGCCACCTGATACTCAACAACTGCTAGGTGCTATCAAGCTAGAGTCACGTTTAAAACGATTAATTACTGATCGCTACGGCCACATGTTTGTTACTGGGCCAGGTGGTGTCTTTGAAATTGATACTCAACATTTCAAAATAAAATCAGAAACAGGTGAATTCTTAGTTAGCACTAAAGAAACATGTGTTTATTGCAATAACTATATTTTTGCAGGTGGTTATGGTTACCAAATTGGAGTATATCAATATAGCGATGGTGAGATTGTTGACCTTGAAGAAAACTTACCTGATTACACTAAAGCATTTGCAGCTTTCCCTAGCACAAATAACGAAGTAATTCTTTTTGTTGGGGGACGTGGTGGGTTTTTAAATTCGTATCGGGTGAAGGGCGGTAAGTTACATAAAATCCGCGAAACCTATTTACGGTAATAACGTTAAGACAACTGTCTTAATATCTACTACCAACTTTGTTGGTTAATTTAACTTGGAGGGCATACAATGACGAAACCTAAACGTCGTATTGTTCAAAGTAAAGGGTAACTCCTACAAATAACTAACCGGCCTTTATTGGCTTACAGAGGTGGTATAAACCACCTCTGTTTAAGAGGTATACCATCATGACTACTATTTTTCAAAACCGAAGATTTATCGCTTGGGCTACTGGTTTAGCTATCGATCGCCTCGGTAACGCGATGTATATGGTAGTGCTACCATTAATGGTCTATCACATGACATCTTCACTAAAAAGCATGGCTATTATTACTGCGTGTCAGTTTATCCCTCGAGTATTCCCTGGTATTTATGTTGGTAGCATAGTCGATATATCCAGTAAACGACGCATCTTTTTTTTCGCCCTTATTTTTCAGTTCGCGATTGGAGTATTAACCGCCATACTATACAGTTTAGATGCACTACCATTCTTGTTACTATGCGTATTTGCGGCAGCAACCAGTGTTGGATTTGAAGTATATCGTACCACTGAAATGACACTTATACCTATCATGTTTACTGATCAACGAATAGAAGCAACAACAATATTAGCCTCTATTCATACAGCAATGTTGATGGGAGGACCTTTACTAGGCGCTGTATTAATTAAGTATTTCAGCTATAGCATACTCTTAATACTTAATGCTATCACCTACCTCGCACCACTGTTAGCCAGTATCTGGAGCAAAATTCCAGATATCAACTCTACAGAGCTAAAAGCCCATAGTGCTCGTACAAAATTGACGCTTACTCATAATGCGTTAAGAGAGGCTCTATCTACGGTATACCAAAGCAAACCTCTACGTCTGCTTCTTTTATTTATTATTTGCGTAACTCTTGCCACTGGTGGCTTAGAATTACTAATCATCTTTTACATTAAAAATCAGTTAAATCTAAGTGATCGTTTTGCTAGTGTGATGTTCGCTGTTGGTGCTGCTGGTATGTTTACAGGTTCTTTGCTTGTAACTCTTTTAAAGCGACTTGTCCGTAAAAAATTCTTATTAATAGTTCTAATTACTACAGGTACTGGGATCTGGTTTTTACAATCAGCTACATTAACAACACTAATCATTGGTCAATTCCTGACATTTGTCGGTATTTTTGCGTGTAGTGTGACCCAAGACCTCATGATCCAAGAGAGTGCCCCAACAGCTATGCTAGGTAGAATTAGCGGGTTATTGCGTATAGTTAACAGTGCTACAATCGCTGCTTCCACTTTTTGTTTAACATGGCTAGCATCTCTACTAAGCTTTCCTTTCATCGCACTGATAGTTATCGTCATAATGTTTGTTGCACTGGCTTTGAGCCAAAACCCTCATTTTTCCGCTACCCACTACAAACATAGTGAGAATTTGAATGAATAATTATGTAATTGTAAGTTCCAGTACCCGTGAAAATAGCCAGTCTATACGTGTAGCACATACGATTAAGAAGCTTTTATCTAATATAGATAACGATGCCAATATTGAGTTAATTGACCTAGCCATTATTCATCATCAGGAATGGAGTAATGAGTTTTGGAAAGAAGCAATCCCCTGTCCAGCCTGGCGAGAAACATCTCGTAAGCTGACATATTGTAACGCTATTATTTTTGTAGTGCCTGAGTGGCACGGTATGATCCCTCCAGCTCTGATGAACTTTCTTGTTTTGATAGAACGCAATGAACTAGCACATAAACCAGCACTTATCGTCAGTATTTCTAGTGGAAATGGTGGCACCTATCCTATAGTGATGCTGAAAGGATTCTGTAGTAAAAATAATCGAATTTGTTTTATTCCCGATCATATTGTGGTCCGTCATGTTAGTGATATTACATTCGAGAATGATCTGGATTGTGACGTCAGTGCACGGCTATGTTACTCACTAGGAATGCTTAAAGCATATATTCCTGCATTAGAGTTAGTTAGACAAAATGCAGTATTGGATTATGAAACTTGGCCATATGGAATGTAATCTAATGATAACAAGAATCATCTTACTTCAAAAAAATAGAAAGTGCTTTTAAAAATCACTACTCCGAACATTCAGATATTTGGACTACAGATATTGGTATGAGAATACTTCCTTTGTTGGTTCAAGGAAAATTACGGCTATCTTCTGATAGCAATATGTTGGATATAGGTTACGGAAGCGATCATGTATTAAATAGTTAGATTGAATACCAAAAATAGTACTCACGTTCAATCAAAGTCCCTATCACCTTATCGTATATTTCTTCGGATTTTGAATAACTGATTGTTTTTCTATTCAGTCTTTTTACTCGAGTACGCTGAGTTAAATTCGTTCTCTCTATACGCTGAGTGAATGTCTTTCCAATCAGGTGATCTTCCTCGGGAAGATTATCATAAACGACATAATCATCTGTGCAGTAAAAACGAATATTAAAGGACGATAAAAGAGTCAGTAGCTTGTCTAACGTTTTTCTACTGCGATCGCCAAAAACAGGGGCCACTCTTCGTTTTAACCGGGGTTCCCAAACCAGCAGGTATAGCAACGATAACGAGGATGCCTGCTATTCTCTTTTCCATATCCTTTAACATGTTCTGATTTGTGACAATAACGGCAATCGACGTTAACTTTGACCATGCTTTACCCTTAAAAGGTGGGACACATATCACAACAACTCACTATTTAATACATGCCAAAATTGCATTCTTCTGATAGATAAAATAAAAAGCATAAAATAATTACATTTTATCTATTATTCCTATAGTAATGCAGAAATAAATTAAGGGTTCCGCCCCAAAAAACACCATCCGACAGACCACAGATAAAACCAAACAGTAAGTTGAAATTAAAAACGTATACTAATTCAGAATGAATACTCATCATGGCGGAAAGAATAAATTTAGCGATAAAAACGATAACAATCATCCCCAATGTCAAAGGCGTTCCCGCCCGGATGATTAAGCCATTTTCATCTTTTTTTCTTAATCTTGGTTGATCACGCCATAAACACCATCCTATCCTCCCTCCTACGAATATCCCTACAATCAGCATCAAAAAGGCATAATTTGAAAATGTCGTTTCATTCGCTACGCTGTAAACCGCCCATTATAGTCCAATGACGTTTTCATGTATCTTCAAGAAAATTGAGGAGATCACATAGGCATAAACCAAACATAAAATATGATCGCCTTTATTGTCCTTAATCCAGCGGGCACACCCGAATAATATGACCATCAGGATCTTTCACCAGGAAAGTACGACCAAAAACATCAGTGTAGGGTGCCTGCTGAATGTCAATTGTTGGATTGTGTTGCCAATGAGCAAAAAGCTGATCGACGTCTTCATTAGTCGGCAACATAATACCTATCTCTGAAAACCGTGGAATTGTGCCATCTGGCCTCATTCCTCCACGCCAAATGGCAAAAATAGCTTCTTTGCCTGCATTAAACGCGACATAACGCGGGCTGGTAAAAATAGGTTCTGCATCAAAAATGGTTGAATAAAAGGTTGTGGAACGTTCAATGTCAGAGACGTAAATCAATTGCAAATTCGGTTTCACAGAAATGGATTTTCCTGCGCCTGTTTCCTTTATTACCGAATTCTCAACGACAGCCTTAAGCCTTGAAAGTGTTTCAACCAGATCTTGCGTTATTTGCGTGAAAAAGCTGACCACCTGTGTATGAAGAATATGCTTTTCAGGTTCTAAAGAAACGCAAACCTGAATACGATTTGCCATATTACTTTCATCGGTCAAGATTTGGTGACAGAAAGTTAACACCCCCATCTGTGGTAAAATGACCTGATCGGTAAACGTCTTGTTGACTTCAATATTGACAAGATAGAAACGTATTTCCGGCATCCCCTTTAATGCCATTCTTCCATATTGCCCTGTTTTTACCTCACCTTCGAATTCAATATATTCAAGATCAATTTCCCATTTTTTACGCAGATTGCCGTCAACATAATGTTCCCAAATCTGAGAAGGCTGTGCATTGACCGATGTAGAGAAAATTAGGGTTAACATGAAAAACTCCAACAGCCGGATGGCTGACGCTGAAAATTAAGGGCGTTCAGCGTAACAAACCGGTGTGACAGTTTTTGTCAGTAGTTATTTCAACACGGATTTTACCTTCCCTTCACTGCCCTCATTATTTTCTCTGTCTCCCGCCACTCTTTCAGCAATGCTTGCCTTGAGCGGGGATAACATTGTGATTCGATCTGCAAATCACTCATTCTGTCTGATCTGAAATGACGAAATGTATTTCTTAATTCACACCATCCCATCACAATACTGATATTTTCAAAATATCCCAATGCAAATGGCCATATTGTTCTCGTTGATTGCTGACTTTTCAGATCCAAATAAGTAAAGGTAATTTTATGCCTTTTACTCATCGCCTGCCGTATCTGTGGAATATCAACAGAGATTGTTATTGGCGTCGCGGCTGGCCCAATTAATAACGAGTTCGCTTCAAAATATTGTTTCAGTTCTACGGGGATCACGGCCGCAATTTTATTGATTGCGCTATTTGCGGAAGCTTGCAATTGTGGGTCAGTACGTCTGGCCACCCAACTTGCCCCTAATGCCAGCGCTTCTATTTCATTTTGTGTCAACATCAAGGGCGGTAAAACAAATCCCGGTTGTAATACATAACCGATGCCTGCTTCTCCTTCAATATTTGCACCTTGCGCCTGTAAGGTCGCAATATCCCGATAAAGTGTTCTTAAGCTAATATCCAACTGCTGCGCCAGTACCTTTCCTGGTACGGGAAAGTGATAACTGCGCAATAGTTCCATCAGGGATAACAAACGCTGTGCTCTAGACAATTGACTATTTCCTTTTATCAACCAAGTCATGATGAGAAAGTGTCGGTAAGGCTGGCAGACGGCACATCGACGGTATGCCGTCATCAAAATTCTACTGAGAAAATCGACGAAAATTGAGCCATATTAACCCGGCAACGACCAGAAGGGATATGATGGCGATTTCTCATTATTGCAATACCTAAACCACTACCAAGTTCATAAGAAACTTCTTCAATAGAAGCAGCCATACCTGCCCGATTCGGGGGAGTGGCTTGCATAATCGTATTAGAAGCAGCGGTTATTGTTGCGCCAATACAAATACCCAACACAAATAAGCACAATATCTGAATAGAGAGATGTCCAAAAAAGATGAACATCAGCGCAATGATGGCGCAAGCATACATTAATAGTTGGAATACGCAACTATAAATCAGTGTATGTTAATTTTTTTCTCTCTATTAACAGTGAATATGAAAGCAATGGAATTTATTACAGACAGAACTAATAATAAAGCAAATACAATAATGACATCTTCTAACCTGATATCCATAATGACCGTATAAAAGAGAATAATTGCTGTTATAAAAACATAAACTCCTGATTGCATTCCTAGTGTATAAAGAGAATTCTTAGCATATAACCCTAAGCAGGAGAAAAAAATAGGTTGCAGGATCATATTTGCTAAAAATACCAACAGAATAAAAAACACAAATAATACACCAGAGCCTATATACATAGAAATTAAGCATAAGCCAAGAGAAAGCAATTGCATCGTATTTCCCATCATGATTTTTCTTTCAATTTTGGTGGCCTTAGTTAGCTTTATACTAAAAAGTGCACAAGGAAACCATATTGTTAATAACATTATATACATTTGAATCATGTCAATGTAATTGAAATACATCACTCGTATTGCTGGCATAATCATTAATAGCAAAAATAAATAGACATTTATTATGACTAAGTTTAAGAAAGAGAGAGTAACTATAGGCCTATTTTTTAAGTATAGTGATGGTGCCGTCATTTTTTTAATGAATGCATTCTTACTCCAAAGAAAATAAACAACAAGGGATACTATGTATATCATTGAGGAGAAGAGATCTGCAGATGTACGATGATTGAGGTTAAATAGAGAAAATATAATTGGGATTAAAAACGGAAAACACAATAAAGCAAGACTTAAAATGGAGAATCTTTTATTTGTCTGCTTTTCATTTTCTGCTGTGATGAGAATATTCCTTCCTAATATAACAGTGAATCCGCTCATCAGCCCCCCTATAATCCGATGAATAGCATCAGTCCAAACGGATATAACAACCCATTCTTTTGAAAAGAGAAGACAGTTTATTGTTGCCACTAGTAATGAATACATAAAAATATTTTTCTTTAACCGCGTACTTTTGGCAATTCGAATAAGAAAAGAT carries:
- a CDS encoding ISAs1 family transposase → MYLDSFTDHFSDIKDPRQTAKVAYPLFDILFATLCAIIAGAEGWSDIQEYTEGHHDWFLKQGMFKEGVPVDDTIARVLSRIKPEQFNLCFINWMRSVHQLTKGELVAIDGKVLRGSYHREDRYSTLHMVSAYAAANQLVIGQVRTQSKSNEITAIPELIKLLELKGALISIDAMGCQTQIARDIIEAGADYLLSVKDNQKNLHRVVREALAGQLSGSLTREKVHIEQGHGRIEIRQSHVMDASSLVAHFPEWPELKTVGVTVGYRQEKGKSASLEYRYAISSAELTEEQFAQAIRSHWQIENNLHWILDVSFREDDCKIYRKNAAENIAILRRVALNMLKKETTKLSIRMKRKRAWMKIGFLEQVLQAGFSGLDDI
- a CDS encoding WD40 repeat domain-containing protein, giving the protein MGFNKPINAVVVYNDYIFTKDRFGTVGKWLRSTLEPLDFYQADNLCNRAKLFEDEEPSPSPNRAIAVFNGRLYTNNGFGQIVVLDIENFRLLEVRESPSPTFFDAICVDNPEVHLCSDVDGTVYIGNIEKNNFPISRKLDNNVIHGVIYDLKHNRFCTTQDGGLGDDECVNTGIISIDVDGSNVQEYKISHEDNEFIAISHDNQKIFIGGFNGKISVFDNSNKEFNLEKVFGPLEFQIIHAAIDYDNNIYALLQTGDIFKLNNEGVIVQRTFYQNKCIWMLEPHPQDEYLLYAGTDSGVALFRWENCINDSIQIQQLDHHRHGFGIIKDIKPLSDGSYLGISRKGDFFRASKNGHILWVKQILGVPRGLGLNNDQSKCLLSSDAHVVYEYSVLDGNLIDTIHLSGPSYACAYTQEGNRAFTCDFHQQILFMPPDTQQLLGAIKLESRLKRLITDRYGHMFVTGPGGVFEIDTQHFKIKSETGEFLVSTKETCVYCNNYIFAGGYGYQIGVYQYSDGEIVDLEENLPDYTKAFAAFPSTNNEVILFVGGRGGFLNSYRVKGGKLHKIRETYLR
- a CDS encoding MFS transporter; translation: MTTIFQNRRFIAWATGLAIDRLGNAMYMVVLPLMVYHMTSSLKSMAIITACQFIPRVFPGIYVGSIVDISSKRRIFFFALIFQFAIGVLTAILYSLDALPFLLLCVFAAATSVGFEVYRTTEMTLIPIMFTDQRIEATTILASIHTAMLMGGPLLGAVLIKYFSYSILLILNAITYLAPLLASIWSKIPDINSTELKAHSARTKLTLTHNALREALSTVYQSKPLRLLLLFIICVTLATGGLELLIIFYIKNQLNLSDRFASVMFAVGAAGMFTGSLLVTLLKRLVRKKFLLIVLITTGTGIWFLQSATLTTLIIGQFLTFVGIFACSVTQDLMIQESAPTAMLGRISGLLRIVNSATIAASTFCLTWLASLLSFPFIALIVIVIMFVALALSQNPHFSATHYKHSENLNE
- a CDS encoding NADPH-dependent FMN reductase, whose translation is MNNYVIVSSSTRENSQSIRVAHTIKKLLSNIDNDANIELIDLAIIHHQEWSNEFWKEAIPCPAWRETSRKLTYCNAIIFVVPEWHGMIPPALMNFLVLIERNELAHKPALIVSISSGNGGTYPIVMLKGFCSKNNRICFIPDHIVVRHVSDITFENDLDCDVSARLCYSLGMLKAYIPALELVRQNAVLDYETWPYGM
- a CDS encoding IS1 family transposase, encoding MVKVNVDCRYCHKSEHVKGYGKENSRHPRYRCYTCWFGNPG
- a CDS encoding VOC family protein produces the protein MLTLIFSTSVNAQPSQIWEHYVDGNLRKKWEIDLEYIEFEGEVKTGQYGRMALKGMPEIRFYLVNIEVNKTFTDQVILPQMGVLTFCHQILTDESNMANRIQVCVSLEPEKHILHTQVVSFFTQITQDLVETLSRLKAVVENSVIKETGAGKSISVKPNLQLIYVSDIERSTTFYSTIFDAEPIFTSPRYVAFNAGKEAIFAIWRGGMRPDGTIPRFSEIGIMLPTNEDVDQLFAHWQHNPTIDIQQAPYTDVFGRTFLVKDPDGHIIRVCPLD
- a CDS encoding helix-turn-helix transcriptional regulator, which codes for MSRAQRLLSLMELLRSYHFPVPGKVLAQQLDISLRTLYRDIATLQAQGANIEGEAGIGYVLQPGFVLPPLMLTQNEIEALALGASWVARRTDPQLQASANSAINKIAAVIPVELKQYFEANSLLIGPAATPITISVDIPQIRQAMSKRHKITFTYLDLKSQQSTRTIWPFALGYFENISIVMGWCELRNTFRHFRSDRMSDLQIESQCYPRSRQALLKEWRETEKIMRAVKGR